taaataaaattgatgttaaatttctttaaaatagtttaatggttctttaaattgaaaaaatattgttaGTTAATATTTATTCAATGATAGATAACTTTAACTCAAACATcgtcaaatattatttttgtaaataattattttttatttatatttcatataagtaaaaattattatgaattttttgctcaatagttaaatttaaaatattatttttaaaaatatatattttatttttctttatatatttgaccATCTCATAAAAATTACTAGTTATGCCACTGTAataaataatgttattttaaaaataaaaactcaataatttagctattttaaaagttgttattaaaataaataattcataagaactcaataatttgatttggttgttctctgtaattaaattagtaattttagtatttatttcTGAATTATTTGTGTTAGTTGTTCTCCGTAAACTATTAAACgcataaaaaattgtaatataaataattggaaaaataataattatgtttgaaaattttagggAAAAGGTCAAATTTGtgaaagtttttgtttttaagaatGAAAGGAAAAAGATTAATAATCGAAAAACGGAATAAGCAATGAATAATTGGGAGTGAAAGAAAACGgataaattgcaataaaatgaTTACCGCGAGAGGAATTCCAAGGACGGAAAAGAGAGCCAACGCGCCGGCTTTGATACCGCCGGTAGGTGGAAGAGGCTGACCGTCGGCGTATTGTCGCGAATGCTCAGCTAATTTAGTAACCAAAACCGTCATTGCCAAACAAATCGCAAGCAAAAAGTTAACGATTCCCCACAACCTCTTCACGCCCCCAACGAAACGCGCCATGACATCAACCCCCAATGACGTGGCACCCAATACGATAGAGTTAAGCATGAGTCCTAATGCACCCGCGCGCACGCCCATATCATACGCACGACCTTCCCCAACCGTTCCTCCATACACCTCTTTACCCATCCAATCCGTATCAAACAACAAGAAAGGAAACCACGCAATCCAATTAAGACACGTCACCAATAAAAGGATCCACATAGGCCTTTTTAGTTCCTTAAAAGCACCGGATAATTCCCCAAAACACGGCATGCCACCGCGTGAACCAGCACCGTCTTCCTCCGCTACAACAGCCGCGGTTTTCTCTGAACTAATTGCAGTTTCCTTAACGTAGATCAGTGCCGCTGTTGCTAAAATAGTTAAAAGCGCGATTGAGAGGAAGAAACAACTCTTCAAATTCGCACAGTAAACATCACACGCTTTCGTCTTCGTGAACGGAAACATGTGATAGAGTCCGTTGTAAGAACCGGCGgcataaccaagaacgttaCCGACAGCCATAAAAAACGAGAAAAACGCGTTTGCGTTCCTCGTTTTCCGTTGGTTACCGGCGCAGAGGTCGGCGAGGAGTGCACGGCATGGTCCTTGAAGCATGTTATTAGCGACGTCGAGGATCCAGAAACCGACGACGAAGATTGCGATGGCGCGGGGACGAGTTTTTTGTGCTAAGTTATCGCCGAACATGTGGCCGAGGTCGGCGGCGTAGCCGATTAAGAAAACGGCGATTGCGACGGCGAAAGAACCGGCAGCGATGAATGGACGGCGGCGACCGAAGCGTGAAGTGCAACGGTCGCTGTGGTAACCGACTATGGGCTGGACAAGCATACCAGAGATCGGGCCGCAAAGCCAAATGTAAGCGGCCCAAGTGTGAGGGATACCTAACAACTGGACGTAAGGTGTTAAAAGAGAGAGTTGTAAGGCCCAACCGAATTGAACACCGGCGGCTATGGAGGCAACCACCATGATCTTACGGAGAGGACTTGGTTCAAGTGGTGGTGACTCGACATGGAGAGAAGAAGGTTTAGtgagattattattattgttattattattgtgtttggTGGAAGAGAGAGGCTCCATGGTGATAAACAACAACGAGAGAGTGTGTGtgtgttgtttgtttttgcGTTTGAGTTTGGGTTGGTGATGGGTTTAATTTATAATGGAAGGGGAGGGTGAGATGAGTGAGAGTTGTTGCATGTAATGGAAGAATCTATGTGTGATGTGAgtttgagaaaaagaaaaaagtgtgTTGTGATATTGGGAATGGATAATTACGAATGAGGTAAATATTGTCTTGTAGAAAACCCGTATGGTTGGGCTTATCTATATAGGTGGTAAGTAAAAATTATAAGCCGAAGTTGTGCGTGGACTTGTGTATCATGGAACGGAATTCGCTGTTAACTAGTTACAcgattataattcaaattcaaattcccATTTTTCAACACCGTCGGATCCAAATTAAACGGTTATTGATTTTTCGATTCCTTTGACTTGTGAACTTACTGCAACAAATTCATTTTCCTGTAGTATTGTGGGGAAGGGTTATTTAATTGCTGTAACTTCAACTTGTCTTCATATGGAGTGTGGCAACCTCATTCAAATGCATTTACTATTTTgaattgaatttgttttttcttccccCTCTTCAATGAAACCATAACATAGGGAGATCCTTGCACTTGGGCATCATGCAAGCAATTGCAAATATGATATAGGATAAGGGTAGACACTCGAGACTACTACTTTAATTTGCAAAATGAATGAAATTGGAAGACTAATGTTGGGGAATTGGGTACAGATAGATAAGGTTACACTAGTAAGAATGCAATTCAATGAATGATGTTATTATTGGTGAATTCAAGGGTGAGTAAATTGTCAAACAGTCAGCTTTAATGATATTAGGTGTGCACATATCAATTAATGCTTCTTATCCATATTGAGTTCAaggaaacaaaattaaatacatttttttttcttctaaatataagtcgcttttgaaaattttattgatccttttttataaaattatttttgaaattttaattgtattaattatttttttactattatatctttaattattttatatattttttgcaattaacaataaatattataataaaaatattacctAACTCTCTCCCtcttaaacaataaaaaaaaatttgtcaagaaatttaataCTActgtcaaattttataattatcgTAATTTGAtcaattgtatatatatacatactccAAATTTGAATCTCCCAAAACAATTTGAATCTCttacaatcaaattatcaatattGTTGGTCTCAATATATAGAACTAATGGCCttggaatttttttaaacaatgttcACAATTGAGTATTGTTAATAGAAAAACATGGTTGAGAAATCATATTTCACTAAAgatatcaacaacaacaaaaaaaacccAGCTTCTAATATGAAAATTAAGGGTCAATTTTTACAATTGTGACATTTATAATCGGAtatgttttgattttaaaaaaaaaaacaaccaattttttttatatttaattgactAATTTTTGCcacaatttattttgtttgaatgctaaaaaaaaggaaaaggaaaagatgacatatcaaagaaaaaaaacttatttagagattttttttgtaaaataagaaTCATATTGTCTTTCTTTTCATTATTATCAAAATCCAAATTCTCctcttttaattattgttagGTATCTAATGGTTATTTTTTTCGACAGTCATTCAtgtaaagattaaattatttaatgttatatttCTAGTgactaaaatttgtttttatttttctcagtGACATTGTGATTTTCTGAAGAAACAATGGAAATCATGCCagtaataaaaatcaaatagtaATATACTTCCCTATCAACATTTGTTTTGTTCTCTGGCCCGGAAGAAATGGGTGATGGTTAATTCCAATgtcatattttcttaaattttgtttgtCTGTTAATTTTGACTCCAAGTGTTGGTAGCACTGCGACAGACGCGAGTGATTATATATACACTTCATTTGTAAtgaatacaaataataaaatttcacttaaatatatcaaattttttaatctattttcacttattttatttCCGATAGAATGCTTGTttgtttaacaaaaatatacttGAACTcgtattattatatattactcTTTCAAAAAGCAATGAAAATTTTTGTTTGAGGTGGTggtctgaatttttttataaatatttttgtgaattttaacgaattcaaaaaaaaattaaatatatattcacTGATAAAATAGTCTAATGGTTTATTTAGAGACATGAATGAGTTATATAGAaaagatttataatttaatttttaacactAACAGTTTCTACCTTCCCCTGCTAACACTcccatataaaaaaaaacatatatttaaattgttgttAATTTACATTAATCCAATATTGCCCTGTCATACCTTCTTACATGTACCTATAAAACCCAAAAAGCTATACTAAATAGTTTAAAATTcagtaaaaaaaactataaagtatggtcatgtattttttttaggcAAGAGTAATTGTTTCGTGTATATAGTATGTCTTATTTAACTCCAAAAAAATGTCTTATTCAACTTTGACAactcatgttatttaaaaaaaaaaaagccacTCTTTAATGAATTTTAGATCATCAatgaataactttttatttaaaaaattatttttagaccATTCTAGGCCTCATTAAGACTTGCAAGAGACCAAAAGCCCGTTGAAAATATAAGTGCTCTAATAATGTACTAGTATATAGAAAGGAGACTTTAACTGATTTACCAACCAACATAGTGGAGTTTCTTGAGACCCCAATCCATCCTACACCTTTTACCATAAAATCTTAACCGTTATCCACGACACATATTATCATGCCACGTAATAGTGATGTAATAGTAAGTACCACTTAATAATGTTTAGACGGTTTGAAATCAAGTACCTGAAAACGGTTAAAGTGCATTCGCTACACCtacatccattttcttttaaaatatttcataaaaataaacaaaaaagggATGTCCGTGTTTCCCTcctaatttgatttttttttactcattccTCATATTTTGATGAGAAaaacttttattataaaaataaagaacgAATCAGATTCGTGAAAGAAGTAAAATGAGAAAGAAATACAAACTTTGGATAAGAAAAGACGGTCATAAACCCACCGACAAACGTTGACTAGTGGGCCCCAGCTACCGTCTACAATGAAAGAAAACGAGTATATGAAACTAGACGACAATTTATCCGTGTGATGGCGTCAGCTTTCGTCCAAATTCGTGCTCatatttgatcaacaaaaaTGTTTAACGTAAATCTCATGGATTCTATACATGTTCAAACTCATAGAAATAAAATGTAGTGATATAATagatttattatatgatatggagaaaaaaatagaaattaaatatgatagattgatatataatataaaaaaataaattaaaaataaaaaaaaagtattgaaTTAGTATATACAAATTAGAAATATTAATATGTATATCATTCATTATTggttgataaatttttaaaaattattttccatGTATGTATGATGTAATATAATGACCATGagatacaaaaattcaaaaataaatatggtcATAAGAAACGATGAGTGgaaactttattaattaatgatttttttttcttaatccccattcttttcaaaaaaattcacgGATAATCCAAAAGGGGACCGGGACATAAATAAGTCTTGGACAATGGTTGTGTTTTTCTCCGTAACAGTTTAACTTTTCTTAATTTagttttgtaactttaaaatatttaattcaacttttttttaaatattataaaatgataattattgttaatattaattattttatcaaaaaattaaatattaatgaaatACTTTACATAAACATAgcaaatgatatatatatatatatatatatatatatatattcagatgtaattaattaactttaaaataaacaaattgtgAAAtagataatgtaaaataatttcatagTAATCCAATCGGATAtcatcatttaaatatttattaaattaatttatgaaaataacacAATAAAATGGTACTAAGGTGAAATATGATTCGATGATTGTggaaatattattaaaatttaatagcaTTATTTATCCCACTTATTTTGTCATGTTCacgaatatataaaatttactttttatgaaTTGGAATGATAAAGGGTTCACTTGTTACAATTTCTAAAtaaagtgatttttttattccataaattatagatttttaagaaagtaaaaattgttttgtgtttgttaatgaatatcattttcttttaaaaaaaataaattattataaaaaataatttttatgagaattatcaaaaatgatttttcctTTTAAGcaatttttagattattttacaatcctctctgtttttttttaaaaaaaaaagttgtaacaaatagattagaatttttaaaagtaattacttttttaaGAAGAGTCGTCGTTTACAAAAACAACTATAACAAATCCACCAtaatcttttattaattttcttgaatttttttttaattatgtttgttCTCTACTAGGGTCTTTCATAAATGAATATCACATTTCAGGGTTAGGTCTACGCTGATTTTAGAAACCTAGTCTCTTGATTCACCAACTAACTAGGACCGAAATTCTTGACTAAAGTTGATATGGTGTTCATCTGTAAGCCTAGGTATAGTGGTTCAATTGCTCCCCAGACCATTAAAATCTTGGATTTCATGAATTTTTATAACTCATAGGACAGTTCTTGTGGAATTTGGCGTATGCAGAATAGATTGTATATCCACGCACGTTTAATCAACAAGACTTCCTAATTTCTTCATCTCTATATTAGACAAAAAATATGTTGTGCCCTAGAGCTTAACTGTGGTTTACGCTAGTCCATGGGAGATTGAGAGAAGATAGGCTTGAAATCAATTAAGGGAGTTATTTAGTTATATTCAATATCTTTTACAAATATTAAGAGACTTTAATGATATCATCAACCCTTATGAGAAGAAAGGACAAGTTCACAATGATATCAAACGTTGCAATCTTCGCCAAATGGATTAATGGTTGCAACTTGATTGAGGTTACTACAATGGATTCTAATTTTACTCGGAGAGCACTTAAGTAGAATGGTCTTGATAGAATTTTCAAAAAGCACGATCGGATTCTCTATAATGCGGCTTGGAGACTTAAATTCCATAAAGAATTTGAAAAAGTTCTTCCCAGACTCTAATCCGATCATTACCACATCCTTGTCATTGCTAAGAGAGAACAAGTCAATGGTGTCAAACGCCCCTTCATTTTGAAGCCGTTTAGATCACTCATgcaaattttagaattttttgaaTGATAGTTGAGAAAGGGCCAATGATGTGATTTGGAACAATCTTATGTCTCAACTCAAGATTTGGAATCACGAAACCTTTGGaaacatatttaaaaggaaaaaaaaaagttacttctTAGATTGAATGAGATTCAGAACAATCACATttatgattacaaaaaattcatCGATACTTTGGAGAAAGATATTCAAAAGTTACTTGCCATAACCTTGTATCAAGAGGAATGTCTCTTGTTTTAGAAGTCTTTGGGTCAAGAGATAAATGATGGAGATCATAATACAACATATTATCACTGCAAAACTATTGTCACGTTCATGaagaataaaattttgatattataaacTAGTTTAAGGCAATGGATTAAAGACCTAAATAATTTGAAAGATCTAGATCAGAAGCTTTATGTTGATCTATTcacacaacaagaaaacaagcattttgtgagggcttttgccctcacaaaggggtataatcagccacaaaggtggcttttgtgagggcttttggcagccacaaagaagctggtcacaaaattttgtgagggcttttgcagccacaaaagagaggcatttgtgagggcttttgcagccacaaaagtgacatttgatatattttatgagtACGAGTTTCAACGTAAATCTCTTCATGTCAGGTACCACTCATTTGTCCTTTTTTTTCTAAACTCCAACAAATaagttaaatgtattttgttttttaatacaaTTCACCATGTGAAAAGTACaaatcaacaaaactttttCATCCATAAATTTTAGGAAACTTTTTTATCCATACAACGGATATCTTGGAAGTTGAAGTTGCGTGCTTAACATGAGAAGAGAGGGAATCAATACCCATTCAAGTCTATGAGTGGTTATTTTCTTGTCTAAGAATTTTTCCAACCAACTACCAAACCAGAacatacattaattatataataattgcaAGTTAGTTGCAAATTGGATTATAATGATGCATCTTACATTGCAAAAATATGTCAACATTTAGTATTTACAAGTCATagcaaaaaaacataaaatagattatttgtatttagtacaaaatgaatCAAACCAGAGCaaacatcaaaacaaaataatacagtATTCTTCAGCAATATTTGTTCAGAAAGTTTGAGATAATAATGtatattcaacaaaataataaacatcAAACTAAATAACAATCTAAAAGTTGAGTTAACAATAATCTAGAACTGTAAGCACATTCCATCTACTCCTCGTAGAACCCAACCAATACCTCATAGAACCCACACAATAATCAAAGTTTCAACCAGAACCACCTTCCAACAGCTTCACCAAACCATGGAGAGagagaaaatcaaacaaatagtcaaataaacaaaatgaaaatcttCATAACTTTATTTCCCTTGGCCTACATCTCTCTCAAAAACTTTAAGAATGAACTACATTCACTTTTCATACAATTAGTAAAAATCacataaacaaaacaaataaatagaagGGAAAAGGGAACCCATCTGAGACCGCCGAAGGTGGATGAAGGTGATTGGAGTGATTGAGTGGGACTGATGATGAGACTTGTGGTGGGTGAGGCGAGACGAGGCTCGTTCATGGAAAATAGAGTTAAGtggcaataatttttttactaatccaATTACCTATACTCATGGTCATTGCAAATCTAAATGTGTATGTTACTTATACCTACGGTCTTAATTGACCATCACTAAAAACATAAGTAGATATATGGTAATTTTCTTGCGGTGTTCATGCATGACTTTGTTGTTCTCGTTAAAATTAAAACTCCATTCAACAAAACTATTAATTTGATTAGGTCTAATAATGATAGTGAATTTATGTACCCTGAATTTTATGTCAAATATGAAACAATTCATCAAATCTTTTGTGTTGAAACTTCAAGTTTAACTCTTTGaacttcttctttattttttcttctaaatgatggatgttatttttatatattaagtttTAGACAGTTAATTC
The genomic region above belongs to Cicer arietinum cultivar CDC Frontier isolate Library 1 chromosome 4, Cicar.CDCFrontier_v2.0, whole genome shotgun sequence and contains:
- the LOC101495868 gene encoding sucrose transport protein-like, whose translation is MEPLSSTKHNNNNNNNNLTKPSSLHVESPPLEPSPLRKIMVVASIAAGVQFGWALQLSLLTPYVQLLGIPHTWAAYIWLCGPISGMLVQPIVGYHSDRCTSRFGRRRPFIAAGSFAVAIAVFLIGYAADLGHMFGDNLAQKTRPRAIAIFVVGFWILDVANNMLQGPCRALLADLCAGNQRKTRNANAFFSFFMAVGNVLGYAAGSYNGLYHMFPFTKTKACDVYCANLKSCFFLSIALLTILATAALIYVKETAISSEKTAAVVAEEDGAGSRGGMPCFGELSGAFKELKRPMWILLLVTCLNWIAWFPFLLFDTDWMGKEVYGGTVGEGRAYDMGVRAGALGLMLNSIVLGATSLGVDVMARFVGGVKRLWGIVNFLLAICLAMTVLVTKLAEHSRQYADGQPLPPTGGIKAGALALFSVLGIPLAITYSIPFALASIFSSTSGAGQGLSLGVLNLAIVIPQMFVSVLSGPWDALFGGGNLPAFVVGAVAALASGILSIILLPSPPPDLAKSVSATGGGFH